The sequence GCCGGTTAATCTTGCCGTATTCAGCCGCTTCTCTTACCAATTTTGAGAGCAGATAGGGATTAGAACTATAATAAGCGCTTATCCGAATAATCGTCTCACGGTACAGCGGATGAAACCTGACAGATGTACGGGCACAGCGCCGCTGTGCCCCAACCGATCTCCTTTTGCAACAGGGTATTTCAGATAGCCTCTAAGTCCAAAACCGTCTCTACAAGTACTGATTCGTTATTTCGTGGCGGAATTGCGCTTCGACATGCTTGATCAGTGTCCCCGACTGCCGTAGACAACGGTCGGCAACGGTCAGCTTGAGATCGGTAAACCGGCTATGAAATACTATCTCGCCCTCACTAACGTCAGGATCAAGAAAAAGGGATCGCGCCATTGCGTTCCCTTTTGCACGTCGGTCAGCGGTATTTAAAACCGGCTCCACAAGTACTGATTCGTTACTTCGTGGTGGAATTGCACTTCAGCACGCTTGATCAGCGTCCCTAACTTCCGCGGACAACGGTCGGCAACGGTCAGCTTGAGATCGGCAAACCGGCTGTGTACCCCTTCACCGAGAATACTCGTCATAAATGCACTCTGGCGGAAGTTGGTAATAGCGTCGTAGATATTATCGGGAAGTGTTGCTGTACCATTACGAACGTCAGTAGTTGGTAGTGGTCCTTCAAGACCGGTGCGCAGTAAGGCATAGATCGCCATATAGGGGTTGGCATCAGGAGCAATCGAGCGCACTTCAATCCGGGCCGAGCGAGCGTTCCCGATCGGGATGCGGATCATCGAGCCGCGGTCTGTCGGTGAGGCTTTGATCTGATTGGGTGCCTCGAAATGAGGATCGAGCCGTCGGTATGCATTGACGCTCGAATTCAAGATCAAACAGAGATCCTGAGCACTATTGAGAATGCGATCAATGAAGCTCCAAGCTAATTCTGAGAGGTGTTCAGGGCCATTGGCATCGTAGAAGAGATTGACGCCCTGGCGCGATAGCGAGATGTTCGTGTGCATCCCATTACCATTCACACCGGTAACGGGCTTAGGCAAGAAACAGGCCGTCATATCGAGCTTGCTGGCTACCTGACGACAGATCAACTTGTAAAGCAGAATCTGGTCGGCAGCGATGGTGGCTTCGGTGTAGCTGTAATTCATCTCGAACTGCGACGGCGCCACCTCTGGGTGATCTTTCTCATTCTCAAACCCCATTGCTCGCTGCGCTTCCGCTGCCATGTCGATAAACTGACGGAGCGGATCACCCGGTAGCGAGTGGTAATAGCCACCGGTGCTGACCATCGTAAACTCACCGGTTTCGCGGAAGCGTTGCTCGGCGTTGCGACCTTTGAACAAAAACCCTTCGATCTCAGCCGCAATATTACAGGTGAGACCATCGCGCTGGTACAATTCCTGCACGTAGCGGTGCAGCCGTCCACGCATATCGGCTTCATAAGGCGTACCATCTTGATTGAGGACATACCCAAACACCAGAACTTTCCCTGGCCCAAAAATATCAGCCGGTAGCCAATAGAAGGCCGACCAGTCAATCGCGAGCCGTAGATCCGATTCGGCCTGCACCGAAAAGCCGCGTACCGACGAACCATCAAACGTGAGGTTGTCAGCCGAAGCCAGGAGAAACTTTTTGTCGTAGTCGAGCATGTGCAAGCGGCCTTCGAGATCGGTAAAACAGACGGTTACCGCCTTGATCCGGCGCTCATCGGTTAGATAGCGCATCCGCTCTTCGCGCATCACCTCCGGCGCGACTCTGGCCAGGCGCTGGCGCTTGACGCTCAAGTTCAGCTCTTCCAACTGTTCATAGGGAATTTCGAGGAAATCACGTAGCTCTGCCATGGTTGTTCCTTTGCGTTCAACAGCGATAATGATTGTTGCTGCGTATTATACTCTGAACCGCAACCTACGCTGCGACGAGGGTCAGTTGCGGTTCAGATGGTTTCACACCTGTGGTCATCGTCCTACGGATCGGAATGGGATAACCGGATTTCAGAGACCTGCCAGCCTCGTGCGGTGAAGGTGACCGTGACCGCAAACTGTTCCTTCCCGTGGTGACAGGTTAGTTGAAGTGGGATCACCAGCTCAGCGCCGGGGAACGGAAATGCAGGAGACCGGTACGGCCCTAAGACGATGATCGGTGGTTGATGAGCCTGCTGCCAGGCCTGACGCAGCAGGTGCAGCGCAGCCGGTTGACGCAGCCGG comes from Chloroflexus sp. Y-396-1 and encodes:
- a CDS encoding glutamine synthetase family protein, yielding MAELRDFLEIPYEQLEELNLSVKRQRLARVAPEVMREERMRYLTDERRIKAVTVCFTDLEGRLHMLDYDKKFLLASADNLTFDGSSVRGFSVQAESDLRLAIDWSAFYWLPADIFGPGKVLVFGYVLNQDGTPYEADMRGRLHRYVQELYQRDGLTCNIAAEIEGFLFKGRNAEQRFRETGEFTMVSTGGYYHSLPGDPLRQFIDMAAEAQRAMGFENEKDHPEVAPSQFEMNYSYTEATIAADQILLYKLICRQVASKLDMTACFLPKPVTGVNGNGMHTNISLSRQGVNLFYDANGPEHLSELAWSFIDRILNSAQDLCLILNSSVNAYRRLDPHFEAPNQIKASPTDRGSMIRIPIGNARSARIEVRSIAPDANPYMAIYALLRTGLEGPLPTTDVRNGTATLPDNIYDAITNFRQSAFMTSILGEGVHSRFADLKLTVADRCPRKLGTLIKRAEVQFHHEVTNQYLWSRF